A single Crateriforma conspicua DNA region contains:
- a CDS encoding sulfatase family protein, with translation MSLSNAPLAIHGSLRRRICIAVNWHATIPLAGAIRFGLNVTLFALGMLACTALPVVADDRPNIVLLMGDDHGWDETGYNGHPHLKTPVLDQMAATGLRLDRFYAAHPTCSPTRGSVLTGRHPNRYGTFTPNYSIRPEEITIADVLSDAGYVCGHFGKWHVGPVKADSPTSPGAMGFDTWLSHDNFFELDPVLSRDGGPPKKIEGESSQILIDAAKPFLASAKKSGKPSLTVIWFGSPHEPYSGLPEDLALYDNLPAEYAKKSFRLTSNETGSPTTRSLRDVLRERYAEITAMDRAIGDLRDWLTQNGLRDNTLIWYCGDNGTPGDGIITSPLRGQKGNHYEGGVRVPGIIEWPARIKTHASTDYNSVTSDILPTICDIANVDVPDRPLDGISLMPILEGRLGTRSQPIAFWSFDTKNVYKGQPYLTQQQQTGTTPLVKLMKGIPTRNFVNYFHPDTTDADYGGTRVWLANHYKLIVTGLGDDQALELYNLRNDPSEADNLAEPRRKIADEMLGELTQWQTSVLSSLTGSDYDSSSGEIRD, from the coding sequence ATGTCTCTTTCAAATGCTCCGCTTGCAATCCACGGTTCCCTCCGCCGACGGATCTGCATCGCAGTGAACTGGCACGCGACCATCCCCTTGGCAGGTGCGATTCGCTTCGGCCTGAACGTCACACTGTTTGCCTTGGGCATGTTGGCGTGCACCGCGTTGCCCGTGGTCGCCGATGATCGCCCGAACATCGTTTTGCTGATGGGCGACGACCATGGTTGGGATGAAACCGGATACAACGGCCACCCGCATTTGAAGACGCCGGTGCTGGATCAGATGGCGGCCACCGGCCTGCGTTTGGATCGTTTTTACGCGGCTCATCCGACGTGCTCGCCGACTCGCGGCAGTGTGCTGACCGGACGTCATCCGAATCGTTACGGAACCTTCACCCCGAACTACTCCATCCGCCCGGAAGAAATCACGATCGCGGATGTGCTGAGCGATGCCGGCTATGTCTGCGGTCACTTCGGCAAGTGGCACGTCGGACCGGTGAAGGCCGACTCGCCAACCAGCCCCGGTGCGATGGGATTTGACACGTGGCTTTCGCACGACAACTTCTTCGAACTCGATCCCGTCCTGTCACGCGACGGTGGTCCGCCAAAAAAGATCGAAGGTGAAAGCTCGCAGATTCTGATCGATGCGGCCAAGCCTTTCTTGGCCAGTGCGAAGAAATCCGGCAAGCCTTCGTTGACGGTGATTTGGTTCGGATCACCACACGAACCATACAGTGGATTGCCAGAAGACTTGGCACTGTACGACAACTTGCCCGCGGAGTATGCCAAGAAGTCGTTTCGATTGACCAGCAATGAAACGGGTTCGCCAACGACACGGTCACTACGCGACGTCTTGCGCGAACGCTATGCAGAGATCACGGCGATGGACCGCGCGATTGGTGATCTTCGTGACTGGCTGACACAGAATGGTCTGCGCGACAATACACTGATCTGGTACTGCGGCGACAACGGAACGCCGGGCGATGGCATCATCACTTCGCCGCTTCGTGGTCAAAAAGGCAACCATTACGAGGGCGGCGTCCGCGTGCCGGGAATCATTGAGTGGCCCGCCAGGATCAAGACGCATGCAAGCACCGATTACAACTCGGTCACCAGCGATATTCTGCCGACGATCTGCGACATTGCGAATGTCGATGTCCCCGACCGTCCGCTTGATGGAATCAGCCTGATGCCGATCCTCGAAGGACGCTTGGGAACTCGCTCTCAGCCGATCGCGTTCTGGAGTTTTGACACGAAGAACGTGTACAAGGGCCAGCCGTATCTGACCCAGCAGCAACAGACCGGAACGACGCCTTTGGTCAAGTTGATGAAGGGCATTCCGACACGCAATTTCGTCAACTACTTCCATCCGGACACGACAGATGCGGACTACGGCGGCACGCGGGTTTGGTTGGCAAACCATTACAAGCTGATTGTCACCGGCCTTGGTGACGATCAAGCTCTGGAACTTTACAACCTTCGCAACGACCCAAGCGAAGCTGATAACTTGGCCGAACCGCGACGCAAGATAGCCGACGAGATGCTTGGCGAATTGACGCAGTGGCAAACGTCGGTGCTCAGTAGCCTTACGGGCAGCGATTACGATTCGTCGTCCGGCGAGATTCGAGACTGA
- a CDS encoding SMI1/KNR4 family protein, producing MTLSSDLIDWIDQALWRHTGCGEFHEAVDPASLMDDPADTIWPGLMPPDFLPLIGNGRGDWICGRVSAAGTVDRFVHWYHGGGDWIPWGNRLGEAVLFDVWCPLLPGPGRRHAIEPDDPRAGACLSGDHPWIQWAADAAHPGARELMQFALAQTSLSGDEKATASLGLADGMIRHGIAEVAVRCEMIQNHRDDWPLIGKHASAAAQTDPDLAWAWEWLAMSHDSLGQPASAANCFAKAACCSAFTDQAVRMRPPGVELGDAENQAAKLSVAWLRQQHTRVDELAEISSIQQRYVSMLVQTDPSRWQQSAHDFWLEAAEASAKGGNGTEAVNCLIRSGWDLGIQPLSVYGDVLNRLAAMAGRFGDGRARLCQIHADCFRQRYQGLG from the coding sequence TTGACGCTTTCCAGCGACCTGATCGACTGGATCGACCAAGCGTTGTGGCGGCACACCGGGTGCGGCGAATTCCACGAAGCCGTTGATCCCGCATCCTTGATGGACGATCCGGCCGACACGATTTGGCCCGGTCTAATGCCGCCCGATTTTCTGCCGTTGATCGGCAACGGTCGTGGTGATTGGATCTGCGGCCGCGTCAGTGCCGCGGGCACCGTCGATCGATTCGTCCACTGGTATCACGGCGGCGGCGACTGGATCCCTTGGGGCAACCGCTTGGGCGAAGCGGTCCTATTCGATGTTTGGTGCCCGTTGTTGCCGGGACCGGGCCGACGTCACGCGATTGAGCCTGATGATCCTCGGGCCGGTGCCTGCTTGAGCGGCGATCATCCGTGGATCCAGTGGGCAGCCGACGCCGCGCATCCTGGGGCACGAGAGTTGATGCAGTTCGCTCTTGCACAGACATCTCTTTCCGGCGATGAGAAAGCGACGGCATCCTTGGGCTTGGCTGACGGGATGATCCGGCATGGCATCGCAGAGGTGGCGGTGCGATGCGAAATGATTCAGAACCATCGTGATGATTGGCCATTGATCGGCAAGCATGCTTCGGCGGCTGCCCAAACGGATCCCGATCTGGCGTGGGCCTGGGAATGGCTGGCCATGTCACACGATTCTCTGGGACAACCGGCTTCGGCGGCCAACTGTTTCGCCAAAGCCGCCTGCTGTTCGGCGTTCACCGATCAAGCGGTTCGAATGCGACCTCCGGGCGTAGAATTGGGCGATGCGGAGAATCAAGCCGCCAAGCTGTCAGTGGCTTGGTTGCGTCAGCAGCACACGCGTGTCGATGAATTGGCGGAAATCTCGTCGATCCAGCAGCGCTATGTGTCGATGTTGGTGCAGACCGACCCGTCACGCTGGCAACAATCCGCCCACGATTTTTGGCTGGAGGCCGCCGAAGCGTCCGCGAAGGGTGGAAACGGAACCGAAGCGGTGAATTGTCTGATTCGATCGGGCTGGGATTTGGGCATCCAGCCGTTGTCGGTTTATGGTGACGTCCTGAATCGGCTTGCCGCGATGGCGGGTCGCTTTGGTGATGGCCGTGCGCGGCTGTGCCAAATCCACGCTGACTGTTTTCGCCAGCGGTACCAGGGACTGGGCTGA
- the cysC gene encoding adenylyl-sulfate kinase produces the protein MTDIVWHQGTVSREDREKLLGQRGCVVWLTGLSGCGKSTIANELDRLLTSAGRATMLLDGDNIRHGLCAPPAMLAGEHGDAFAERFGLGFGEIDREENIRRIGSVAALMASAGLITLTAFVSPYRRDRDRARKIVEAAGEKGDFLEVFVDTPLEVCEKRDPKGLYKKARAGEIKNFTGISDPYESPADPEIHLRGGDDRTPTEQAQEIFDFLAGPGRRTATTESAG, from the coding sequence ATGACCGACATCGTTTGGCACCAAGGCACGGTCAGCCGCGAGGACCGCGAAAAACTGCTGGGCCAGCGAGGCTGTGTCGTGTGGCTGACCGGACTGAGCGGATGCGGCAAGAGCACGATCGCCAACGAACTGGACCGGCTGCTGACGTCGGCCGGCCGCGCGACGATGCTGCTGGACGGAGACAACATTCGTCACGGCCTGTGTGCACCGCCGGCGATGTTGGCCGGCGAACACGGCGATGCGTTTGCAGAGCGTTTCGGGCTGGGGTTTGGCGAAATCGATCGCGAGGAGAACATCCGCCGGATCGGATCAGTGGCCGCCCTGATGGCGTCGGCCGGGCTGATCACTTTGACGGCTTTTGTCAGCCCTTACCGTCGCGACCGCGACCGGGCGCGAAAGATCGTCGAAGCGGCGGGCGAGAAGGGCGATTTTTTGGAAGTGTTCGTCGACACACCGCTGGAGGTCTGTGAAAAGCGGGACCCCAAAGGTCTGTACAAAAAAGCACGTGCCGGCGAAATCAAGAACTTCACCGGCATCAGCGACCCCTACGAATCGCCCGCGGACCCGGAAATTCACCTGCGTGGTGGCGATGACCGGACGCCCACCGAACAGGCCCAAGAGATCTTCGATTTTTTGGCCGGGCCTGGACGCCGGACCGCGACCACCGAATCGGCGGGTTGA
- the rpsO gene encoding 30S ribosomal protein S15: MTISKERKQELIGEHGHENGDTGSPEVQIAILTERINGLTEHMRTHRKDYASRRGLLGLVSRRRRLLDYVRGGDPQRYLDIIGKLGIRK; encoded by the coding sequence ATGACCATTTCGAAAGAACGTAAACAAGAACTGATCGGCGAACACGGCCACGAAAACGGTGACACCGGAAGCCCGGAAGTCCAAATCGCCATTTTGACCGAGCGGATCAACGGCCTGACCGAACACATGCGAACGCACCGCAAGGATTACGCGTCGCGTCGTGGTTTGCTGGGACTGGTCAGCCGTCGCCGTCGCCTGTTGGATTACGTCCGTGGCGGCGATCCCCAGCGTTATCTGGATATCATTGGAAAACTGGGCATTCGTAAATAG
- the pnp gene encoding polyribonucleotide nucleotidyltransferase, translating into MTVNKVRVERKIGRQVLSFETGQLAKQAAGSVLVQYGDTTVLVAAASGPPRPGIDFFPLMCDYRERLAAAGKFPGGFLKREGRPSTKETLSARLMDRPIRPLWPNGYKDEVQVQAFVIASDLQNDGDVLAMNGAGAALHISPLPFKGPVASVRVGKVDGELIAFPTHDDLVESELDMIVSGDREMVAMIEGFANEMPEDQMVEAIQFAHKAIREVIELQEELYEKVNPQKIEYVEPEDDGLLQRLTDAYYDEFKAAQQTSGKLERAEAVRALRDRAMGEVIPDPSAEGAIDVNRFKSVWHDLEEKVVRDLIIAGTRPDGRDRESLRPIYCETDLLPRVHGSALFQRGETQALITIALGTARDEQRVDGLQDEYSKKFMLDYNFPSFSVGECRPIRGPGRREIGHGALAERSVAPVLPGADDFPYTIRVISDITESNGSSSMATVCGATLGLMASGVPISNPVAGISVGLVQDKDNKDSWVLLTDILGTEDHFGDMDFKIAGTQNGITGIQLDLKITGISEEIIRATLKQSRLARIEILKKMLTTIPRPRREIAATAPRLLRTKISPDKIGALIGPGGKNIRTIQETTGSVIEVDDDGTVLVASSDKQSAEDAMRQVEACTATVQIGKIYDGTVSSIKEFGAFVEILPGRDGLVHISEMSSGFVSNIDSVIGVGDPMKVLVIDVDEHDRVKLSRRRALEELGEEDELAGAFESEGGGDRDRGDRDRGDRDDDRPRRRRGSSGGSGGGGGRRNRRS; encoded by the coding sequence GTGACTGTGAATAAAGTTCGCGTGGAGCGAAAGATCGGACGTCAAGTGTTGTCGTTCGAAACCGGCCAGTTGGCCAAGCAAGCCGCCGGCAGCGTGCTGGTGCAATACGGCGACACGACGGTGCTGGTCGCCGCCGCCAGTGGCCCGCCACGACCGGGAATTGATTTTTTCCCGCTGATGTGTGACTACCGCGAGCGATTGGCCGCGGCCGGTAAATTCCCCGGCGGATTCTTGAAACGCGAAGGTCGGCCGAGCACCAAGGAAACGCTGAGCGCTCGGCTGATGGACCGCCCGATTCGTCCGCTATGGCCCAACGGCTACAAGGACGAAGTCCAGGTGCAAGCCTTTGTTATCGCCAGCGATCTTCAAAACGACGGCGATGTGTTGGCCATGAACGGTGCCGGTGCCGCCCTGCACATCAGCCCCCTGCCCTTCAAGGGTCCGGTCGCCAGCGTCCGCGTCGGCAAAGTCGACGGCGAACTGATCGCATTCCCGACGCACGACGACCTGGTCGAAAGCGAGCTGGACATGATCGTCAGTGGTGACCGCGAAATGGTCGCCATGATCGAAGGCTTCGCCAACGAAATGCCCGAAGACCAGATGGTCGAAGCGATCCAGTTCGCCCACAAGGCGATCCGCGAAGTGATCGAGTTGCAGGAAGAGCTGTATGAAAAGGTCAATCCGCAAAAGATCGAATATGTCGAACCGGAAGACGACGGCCTGTTGCAACGTCTGACGGACGCCTATTACGACGAATTCAAGGCTGCCCAACAAACGTCCGGCAAGCTGGAACGTGCCGAAGCCGTTCGCGCACTGCGTGATCGTGCGATGGGCGAAGTGATCCCCGATCCCAGCGCAGAAGGCGCGATCGACGTCAATCGCTTCAAGTCCGTCTGGCATGACTTGGAAGAAAAGGTCGTCCGCGATCTGATCATCGCCGGCACCCGACCCGACGGACGTGACCGCGAAAGCCTGCGTCCGATCTACTGCGAAACCGACCTGTTGCCGCGAGTCCACGGTTCGGCTTTGTTCCAACGTGGCGAAACCCAGGCATTGATCACGATCGCACTGGGAACCGCCCGCGACGAACAGCGTGTCGACGGCTTGCAGGATGAGTACAGCAAGAAGTTCATGCTGGACTACAACTTCCCGTCCTTCTCGGTTGGTGAATGTCGCCCGATTCGTGGACCAGGACGTCGCGAGATCGGTCACGGTGCGTTGGCCGAACGAAGCGTTGCACCGGTGTTGCCCGGCGCCGACGATTTCCCCTACACGATTCGAGTGATCAGCGATATCACCGAGTCCAATGGGTCCAGCAGTATGGCCACCGTTTGCGGTGCGACGCTGGGCTTGATGGCTTCGGGTGTTCCGATCAGCAACCCGGTCGCCGGCATCAGCGTCGGCTTGGTCCAGGACAAGGACAACAAAGACAGCTGGGTCTTGTTGACCGACATCTTGGGCACCGAAGACCACTTCGGTGACATGGACTTCAAGATCGCTGGAACGCAAAACGGTATCACCGGTATCCAGTTGGACCTGAAGATCACCGGTATCAGCGAAGAAATCATTCGTGCGACGCTGAAGCAATCACGTCTGGCTCGCATCGAGATCTTGAAGAAGATGCTGACGACGATCCCGCGTCCGCGTCGTGAAATCGCCGCCACCGCGCCGCGTTTGCTGCGTACCAAGATTTCCCCCGACAAGATCGGTGCCCTGATCGGCCCCGGCGGAAAGAACATCCGCACGATCCAAGAAACGACCGGCAGCGTGATCGAAGTCGACGACGACGGTACCGTGTTGGTGGCCAGCAGCGACAAGCAAAGTGCCGAAGACGCGATGCGTCAGGTCGAAGCCTGCACCGCCACCGTTCAAATCGGCAAGATCTACGACGGAACGGTCAGCAGCATCAAGGAATTCGGCGCGTTTGTCGAAATCCTGCCCGGCCGCGATGGACTGGTTCACATCAGTGAAATGTCCAGCGGATTCGTCAGCAATATCGACAGCGTCATCGGCGTCGGTGACCCGATGAAGGTCTTGGTCATCGATGTCGACGAACACGACCGCGTCAAGCTGAGCCGTCGTCGCGCCCTGGAAGAACTGGGCGAGGAAGACGAATTGGCCGGTGCCTTTGAAAGCGAAGGCGGCGGGGATCGCGATCGTGGCGACCGTGACCGAGGCGATCGCGATGACGATCGCCCGCGTCGACGCCGCGGCAGCAGTGGTGGTAGTGGCGGCGGCGGTGGCCGTCGCAACCGTCGTTCGTAG
- a CDS encoding serine/threonine-protein kinase: MTARLRLFPGSIHPDSIRSGTRLDRYRLQSRLGEGGFATVYSAYDQLERCHVAIKIPDARYVSNTQSMDDLRREVDIMASLEHPGVLPLHDARVIDGLFVMVFPLGIETLADRMMRRMSRATAMVMIYQMVDAVAYAHSHEVLHRDLKPENFILFDDNEIRLTDFGLARIEHGCYDDSASGTLGYIAPEQAMGRPAYHSDVFSLGLIIYRMLAGELPEYPFQPPLPGFNKLRRGVSRDFVALVRKAIDPVPSKRFRTAVAMHRALKKIAHPLSGKGDRERFRTSAKRQLNRAA; the protein is encoded by the coding sequence GTGACCGCCCGTTTACGACTGTTTCCCGGCTCGATACACCCCGATTCGATTCGATCGGGGACGCGGCTGGACCGTTACCGGTTGCAAAGCCGATTGGGCGAAGGTGGTTTTGCGACCGTCTATTCGGCCTACGACCAGCTAGAACGCTGTCACGTTGCGATCAAGATTCCCGACGCACGCTATGTCAGCAATACTCAGTCGATGGACGACCTGCGTCGTGAAGTCGACATCATGGCATCGCTGGAGCATCCTGGGGTTTTGCCCCTGCACGACGCACGTGTCATCGACGGCTTGTTCGTGATGGTGTTCCCGCTGGGCATCGAAACCCTGGCGGATCGAATGATGCGGCGGATGTCGCGTGCCACCGCAATGGTGATGATTTATCAGATGGTCGATGCGGTCGCTTACGCCCACAGCCATGAGGTGTTGCACCGCGATCTGAAGCCGGAAAATTTCATTCTGTTTGACGACAATGAAATTCGTCTAACGGATTTCGGCTTGGCCCGTATCGAACACGGCTGTTACGACGATTCGGCATCGGGAACGTTGGGCTACATCGCGCCGGAACAGGCGATGGGTCGGCCGGCCTATCACAGTGACGTGTTTTCGCTGGGGCTGATCATCTATCGCATGCTTGCCGGTGAATTGCCCGAGTACCCGTTTCAACCACCGTTGCCGGGGTTCAACAAGCTTCGGCGCGGCGTTTCACGCGACTTTGTGGCTCTGGTTCGCAAGGCGATTGATCCGGTGCCGTCGAAGCGTTTTCGCACTGCCGTGGCGATGCATCGTGCCCTAAAAAAAATCGCCCATCCGCTGAGCGGAAAGGGCGATCGAGAACGTTTCAGGACGTCGGCCAAACGTCAATTGAATCGGGCGGCCTAG
- a CDS encoding TrkA C-terminal domain-containing protein, whose translation MAAIITLLLTLSVSLLITRVAAMALMLTGLSREAARFQARSAFSGVGFTTTEAESIVNHPVRRRIAMMLMLFGNIGLATVGASLMVSMLDAKNNETWWTTLIVLFVGVTFLLLLARSRWVERRLNRIIAWSLRRFTDLDVRDYVAVLNLQEGFAVTEMRVDPGDWLSDKTLIELDLPREGVLILGVHSVQADQYIGAPVATTKICVGDTLVMYGPIERLKELDQRRTGNRGYQAHRSAVRDYQEILADQQQKLAR comes from the coding sequence GTGGCAGCAATCATCACCCTGTTATTGACGCTTTCGGTATCGCTGTTGATCACCCGAGTCGCAGCGATGGCCTTGATGTTGACCGGCCTGAGTCGCGAGGCGGCTCGATTCCAGGCTCGCAGTGCTTTCAGCGGCGTCGGTTTCACGACGACCGAGGCCGAATCGATCGTCAATCATCCCGTCCGACGTCGCATCGCGATGATGTTGATGCTGTTCGGCAACATCGGTTTGGCCACCGTGGGGGCCTCGCTGATGGTGTCGATGTTGGACGCCAAGAACAACGAGACCTGGTGGACGACCTTGATCGTGTTGTTCGTCGGTGTGACGTTTTTGCTGCTATTGGCCCGCAGCCGCTGGGTGGAACGACGGTTGAACCGAATCATCGCTTGGTCGCTGCGTCGATTCACCGACCTGGACGTTCGGGACTACGTCGCGGTGCTGAACCTACAGGAAGGATTCGCGGTGACGGAAATGCGCGTCGATCCGGGCGACTGGTTGTCGGACAAAACGTTGATTGAACTAGATCTTCCTCGCGAGGGTGTGTTGATTTTGGGCGTCCACAGCGTCCAGGCGGATCAGTACATCGGTGCGCCCGTGGCGACCACAAAGATCTGCGTCGGCGACACATTGGTCATGTACGGACCGATCGAGCGTCTCAAGGAACTGGACCAGCGACGCACGGGGAATCGTGGCTATCAGGCGCACCGAAGCGCAGTGCGTGACTATCAGGAAATTCTGGCCGATCAACAGCAAAAACTGGCCCGGTAG
- a CDS encoding arylsulfatase: MLKIHRFAMLMLFVLVTGVASLSAAERPNVVVILADDQGFGDLSWTGNPNFQTPNIDSLARDGARLQHFYVCAVCSPTRAEFLTGRYHTRMGVTSTSSGGERMNTDEVTVADLFRDAGYRTAAYGKWHNGMQAPYHPNSRGFDDFYGFCSGHWGNYHSPMLEHNGRLVDGHGFIVDDLTNHAIDFIRQSGDQPFFVYLPYNTPHSPMQAPDEYWQQYRNRDITSDPDPNNAKQENKDFTRAALAMVANIDDNVGRVLKCLDEQGVADDTIVIYFSDNGPNKARWNVGLRGHKGSVNEGGLRSPCTIRYPAKINAGTEVTQVTGAIDLMPTLMQMAGISEQDRQRFAAKHDGMNAHKIDGVSQVAVLTGDSPQSSDDRLLFSWWKNKASVRSNQYRYHSTGQLFDIQSDPVEDVDLAQQLPQVASELSDALRRATESTVASNTIDPESRPFIIGHPDMALTQLPARDATSTGDIQRSNRFPNCTFFGNWTSTDETIDWDVHVADAGRYRVMIKYACPASSVGTRLKLTAREASVSAVVQKPNDAPLIGADEDLFPRQEGYVKRWADLPVGEIDLQAGPQKLSLHATEIPGDEAIEFRLMMLERVSP; the protein is encoded by the coding sequence ATGCTGAAAATTCATCGCTTCGCAATGTTGATGCTTTTTGTTTTGGTCACAGGCGTCGCCAGTTTGTCGGCCGCCGAACGTCCCAACGTGGTCGTGATCCTGGCCGACGATCAGGGGTTCGGTGATCTTAGCTGGACCGGAAATCCTAACTTTCAGACGCCCAACATTGATTCATTGGCGCGTGACGGGGCGCGGCTTCAGCACTTCTATGTGTGCGCCGTCTGTTCACCGACGCGAGCCGAGTTTCTGACCGGTCGTTATCACACACGCATGGGGGTGACTAGTACTTCGTCCGGCGGCGAGCGGATGAATACGGATGAAGTCACCGTGGCCGATCTGTTTCGCGATGCCGGTTATCGAACCGCCGCCTATGGCAAATGGCACAACGGTATGCAGGCACCCTATCATCCGAATTCTCGTGGGTTCGATGATTTCTATGGGTTTTGCAGCGGTCACTGGGGCAACTATCACTCCCCGATGTTGGAACACAACGGACGTTTGGTCGATGGGCACGGGTTCATCGTCGATGATTTGACCAATCATGCCATCGACTTCATCCGCCAAAGCGGGGACCAACCGTTTTTTGTCTACCTGCCATACAACACGCCGCATTCGCCGATGCAGGCCCCTGACGAATACTGGCAACAGTATCGAAACCGTGACATCACAAGCGATCCGGATCCCAACAACGCGAAGCAGGAAAACAAAGACTTCACCCGCGCCGCACTGGCGATGGTGGCCAACATCGATGACAACGTCGGGCGTGTCCTGAAGTGTCTGGATGAACAAGGCGTCGCCGATGATACGATCGTGATCTATTTCAGTGACAACGGGCCAAACAAGGCGCGTTGGAATGTCGGGCTTCGGGGTCACAAAGGTTCGGTCAACGAAGGCGGTTTGCGGTCGCCGTGTACGATCCGGTATCCGGCCAAGATCAACGCGGGAACGGAAGTCACCCAGGTCACGGGCGCGATTGATTTGATGCCGACGCTGATGCAGATGGCGGGCATTAGCGAACAAGACCGTCAGCGGTTCGCGGCGAAGCATGACGGGATGAACGCCCACAAAATCGATGGTGTTTCCCAAGTCGCGGTACTGACCGGTGATTCACCGCAATCATCGGACGATCGGTTGCTGTTTTCATGGTGGAAGAACAAGGCCAGCGTTCGGTCCAACCAATATCGCTATCACAGCACCGGCCAACTGTTTGATATCCAATCCGATCCGGTCGAAGACGTCGATTTGGCTCAGCAGTTACCTCAAGTTGCATCCGAGCTTTCCGATGCGCTCCGCCGGGCGACCGAATCGACCGTGGCAAGCAACACGATTGATCCCGAATCGCGACCGTTCATCATCGGACATCCCGACATGGCACTGACGCAGTTGCCCGCACGCGATGCGACCAGCACCGGCGACATCCAGCGGTCCAACCGCTTTCCCAATTGCACGTTCTTCGGAAACTGGACGTCCACGGACGAAACGATCGACTGGGATGTTCATGTTGCGGACGCGGGGCGTTACAGGGTCATGATCAAGTACGCTTGTCCGGCATCGTCGGTCGGCACGCGTTTGAAACTGACGGCGCGTGAGGCGAGCGTTTCCGCCGTCGTGCAGAAGCCCAACGATGCGCCCCTGATCGGAGCCGATGAAGACTTGTTTCCGCGACAGGAAGGCTATGTGAAGCGGTGGGCCGATCTGCCGGTGGGGGAAATTGATCTGCAGGCGGGGCCCCAAAAGCTCTCGCTGCACGCGACCGAGATTCCAGGCGACGAAGCGATCGAGTTTCGGTTGATGATGTTGGAGCGGGTGTCGCCGTGA
- a CDS encoding sugar phosphate isomerase/epimerase family protein — protein sequence MKAQRRTFLVSSAAMTLAAAMPKPRRASAQSPDRPAKRSIPLCVFTKPLTSLSFDDLAARVADLGFDGLEAPVRPRGHVEPKDAAQKLPKLVKALQKRDLEITVLTSAINNADDATNRELLKVAADLGVRRYRLGYFKYDLSKPIVPQLDRWKEKLIDLAELNEQLGICGLYQNHAGRNTMGAPVWDLRYILNGIDPKDLAVAYDIRHATVEGGTSWPLTFQLIRPHIDTVYVKDFDWDGTKVINVPLGQGMVDPAFFKMLAESEFSGPVSLHEEYLDHADPALVPKHIDAIRDDLATLDRWMTDAGI from the coding sequence ATGAAAGCGCAACGCCGCACTTTTTTGGTTTCCTCCGCCGCGATGACGTTGGCGGCGGCAATGCCCAAGCCCCGCCGTGCGTCGGCACAATCGCCCGACCGGCCCGCCAAGCGATCGATTCCCCTGTGTGTTTTCACCAAGCCGCTGACATCGCTTTCGTTTGACGACTTGGCGGCTCGCGTCGCCGATTTGGGGTTCGATGGATTGGAAGCACCGGTCCGACCACGCGGTCATGTCGAACCGAAAGACGCTGCCCAGAAGTTGCCGAAGCTGGTGAAAGCACTACAGAAACGTGATTTGGAAATCACCGTGCTGACGTCGGCCATCAACAATGCCGATGACGCCACCAATCGTGAACTATTGAAAGTCGCGGCCGACCTGGGTGTGCGTCGCTATCGACTGGGTTACTTCAAATACGATTTGTCCAAGCCGATCGTGCCACAGTTGGATCGGTGGAAAGAGAAACTGATTGACTTGGCCGAATTGAATGAGCAGCTGGGGATTTGTGGTCTGTACCAGAACCATGCCGGACGCAACACGATGGGCGCCCCGGTGTGGGATCTACGGTACATCTTGAACGGCATCGATCCGAAAGACTTGGCGGTCGCCTACGACATTCGGCACGCCACCGTGGAAGGTGGAACCAGTTGGCCGTTGACGTTCCAACTGATTCGGCCCCACATTGATACGGTGTATGTCAAAGACTTTGATTGGGACGGCACGAAAGTGATCAACGTTCCGTTGGGGCAAGGCATGGTCGATCCCGCGTTCTTTAAGATGCTGGCTGAATCCGAATTCAGCGGACCCGTTTCATTGCACGAAGAATACTTGGATCATGCCGATCCGGCATTGGTCCCCAAGCATATCGATGCGATCCGCGATGACCTGGCGACGCTTGATCGCTGGATGACCGACGCCGGAATCTAA